The Streptomyces achromogenes genome window below encodes:
- a CDS encoding branched-chain amino acid ABC transporter permease, which translates to MHELPQQLANGLILGAMYGLIAIGYTMVYGIVQLINFAHGEIFMVGGFGALTVWLILPGGFALGAAIPLMILGGVVVSVAVATAAERFAYRPLRTAPRLAPLITAIGLSIVLQQAVWMWYPDAKKDRPFPQFDGGPIDVLGANIQRGDLFVLIAAPLCMVALGFFVTKTRSGRGMQATAQDPDTAKLMGINTDRIIVMAFAIGAAFAAIAAVAYGLKNGQVGFRMGFLMGLKAFTAAVLGGIGNIYGAMLGGLVLGVAESLATGYIGDIPGMDLFGGGAWKDVWAFALLILVLLFRPQGLLGERVADRA; encoded by the coding sequence GTGCACGAACTGCCGCAACAGCTGGCCAATGGACTCATCCTCGGCGCGATGTACGGACTCATCGCGATCGGTTACACGATGGTCTACGGCATCGTTCAGCTCATCAACTTCGCCCACGGCGAGATCTTCATGGTCGGGGGCTTCGGGGCCCTCACCGTCTGGCTCATCCTCCCCGGCGGCTTCGCCCTCGGCGCAGCGATACCCCTCATGATCCTCGGCGGCGTCGTCGTCTCCGTCGCCGTCGCCACCGCGGCCGAGCGCTTCGCCTACCGGCCCCTGCGCACCGCCCCGCGACTGGCACCCCTCATCACCGCCATCGGCCTCTCCATCGTCCTCCAGCAGGCCGTATGGATGTGGTACCCCGACGCCAAGAAGGACCGCCCCTTCCCCCAGTTCGACGGCGGCCCCATCGACGTCCTCGGCGCCAACATCCAGCGCGGCGACCTCTTCGTCCTCATCGCCGCACCCCTGTGCATGGTCGCCCTCGGTTTCTTCGTCACGAAGACCCGCTCCGGCCGCGGCATGCAGGCCACCGCCCAGGACCCCGACACCGCCAAGCTCATGGGCATCAACACCGACCGCATCATCGTCATGGCCTTCGCCATCGGCGCCGCGTTCGCCGCCATCGCAGCAGTCGCCTACGGCCTCAAGAACGGCCAGGTCGGCTTCCGCATGGGCTTCCTCATGGGCCTCAAGGCCTTCACCGCAGCCGTCCTCGGCGGCATCGGCAACATCTACGGCGCCATGCTCGGCGGCCTCGTCCTCGGCGTCGCCGAATCCCTCGCCACCGGCTACATCGGCGACATCCCCGGCATGGACCTCTTCGGCGGCGGCGCCTGGAAGGACGTCTGGGCGTTCGCCCTCCTCATCCTCGTCCTGCTGTTCAGGCCACAAGGCCTGCTCGGCGAACGCGTCGCGGATCGGGCGTGA
- a CDS encoding bifunctional metallophosphatase/5'-nucleotidase has translation MSLNRRKFLKKSAVTGAGVAIAGAVAAPSAQAAAAKLPGKPVKQPKRYALTVMGTTDLHGHVFNWDYFKDAEYKDAAGNAQGLARISTLVNGIRAEKGRENTLLLDAGDTIQGTPLTYYYAKVDPITAKGGPVHPMAQAMNAIGYDAAALGNHEFNYGIETLRKFESQLRFPLLGANAVDAKTLRPAFQPYVIKTFCVKGAPPVKVAVLGLTNPGIAIWDKAYVQGKLAFPGLEEQAAKWVPKLKSLGADVVIVSAHSGSSGTSSYGDQLPYVENSAALVAQQVPDIDAVLVGHAHVEIPELKVVNAKTGKTVVLSEPLAYAERLSVFDVELVFEKGRWSVESVSSKVLNSNSVADDPKITKLLGDEHAKVVAYVNQVVGSATETLTTVEARFKDAPIIDLITKVQEDVVKAALAGTSYASLPVIAQASPFSRTSEIPAGQVTIRDLSSLYVYDNTLVAKLMTGAQVRAYLEYSAEYFVRTAAGAVVDTEKLTNAAGRPDYNYDYVSGLSYDIDIAQAAGSRIRNLTYNGAALDDAQQFVLAVNNYRANGGGAFPHVASAQELWSESTEIRTRISEWVTAKGVLDPKDFASVDWKLTRDGTPVF, from the coding sequence ATGTCGTTGAACCGCCGGAAGTTCCTGAAGAAGTCCGCCGTGACCGGGGCGGGGGTGGCGATCGCGGGAGCTGTGGCGGCTCCGTCGGCGCAGGCCGCGGCGGCGAAGCTGCCGGGGAAGCCGGTCAAGCAGCCGAAGCGGTACGCGCTGACCGTGATGGGTACGACGGACCTGCACGGTCACGTCTTCAACTGGGACTACTTCAAGGACGCGGAGTACAAGGACGCGGCCGGCAACGCGCAGGGGCTGGCGCGGATCTCGACGCTGGTGAACGGGATCCGTGCGGAGAAGGGGCGGGAGAACACGCTGCTGCTGGACGCGGGTGACACGATCCAGGGCACTCCGCTGACGTACTACTACGCGAAGGTGGACCCGATCACCGCCAAGGGCGGTCCGGTGCATCCGATGGCGCAGGCGATGAACGCGATCGGGTACGACGCGGCGGCGCTGGGCAACCACGAGTTCAACTACGGCATCGAGACGCTGCGGAAGTTCGAGTCGCAGTTGCGGTTCCCGTTGCTGGGGGCGAACGCGGTGGACGCGAAGACGCTGCGGCCGGCGTTCCAGCCGTATGTGATCAAGACGTTCTGCGTGAAGGGCGCGCCGCCGGTGAAGGTGGCGGTGCTGGGCCTGACGAACCCGGGTATCGCGATCTGGGACAAGGCGTATGTGCAGGGGAAGCTGGCGTTCCCGGGTCTGGAGGAGCAGGCGGCGAAGTGGGTGCCGAAGCTGAAGTCGCTGGGTGCTGATGTGGTGATCGTGTCGGCGCACTCGGGTTCGTCGGGTACGTCGTCGTACGGTGACCAGCTGCCGTATGTGGAGAACTCGGCGGCGTTGGTGGCGCAGCAGGTGCCGGACATCGACGCGGTGCTGGTGGGTCACGCGCATGTGGAGATTCCGGAGCTGAAGGTCGTCAACGCGAAGACCGGGAAGACGGTCGTGCTGTCGGAGCCGTTGGCGTACGCGGAGCGGCTGTCGGTGTTCGATGTGGAGCTGGTGTTCGAGAAGGGGCGGTGGTCGGTCGAGTCGGTGTCTTCGAAGGTGCTGAACTCCAACTCGGTCGCGGACGACCCGAAGATCACGAAGTTGCTGGGTGACGAGCACGCGAAGGTCGTGGCGTACGTCAACCAGGTGGTGGGTTCGGCGACGGAGACGTTGACGACGGTGGAGGCGCGGTTCAAGGACGCGCCGATCATCGATCTGATCACGAAGGTGCAGGAGGACGTCGTCAAGGCGGCGTTGGCGGGGACGTCGTATGCGTCGCTGCCGGTGATCGCGCAGGCGTCGCCGTTCTCCCGGACATCGGAGATCCCGGCGGGGCAGGTGACGATCCGGGATCTGTCGAGTCTGTATGTGTACGACAACACGCTGGTGGCGAAGTTGATGACGGGTGCGCAGGTGCGGGCGTACCTGGAGTACTCGGCGGAGTACTTCGTGCGGACGGCGGCGGGTGCGGTGGTCGACACGGAGAAGCTGACGAACGCGGCGGGGCGTCCGGACTACAACTACGACTATGTGTCGGGTCTGTCGTACGACATCGACATCGCGCAGGCGGCGGGTTCGCGGATCAGGAACCTCACGTACAACGGGGCGGCGTTGGACGACGCGCAGCAGTTCGTGCTGGCGGTGAACAACTACCGGGCCAATGGCGGTGGCGCGTTCCCGCATGTGGCGTCGGCGCAGGAGCTGTGGTCGGAGTCGACGGAGATCCGTACGCGGATCTCGGAGTGGGTGACGGCGAAGGGTGTGCTGGACCCGAAGGACTTCGCGTCGGTGGACTGGAAGCTGACGCGTGACGGTACGCCGGTGTTCTAG
- a CDS encoding lysine N(6)-hydroxylase/L-ornithine N(5)-oxygenase family protein yields MNTPHPDADTPRDLVGIGVGPSNLSLAALAHPLAEIDAVFYEQRPRFDWHPGLLLDGARIQVPFLADLVTLADPTSPWTFLNYLKTHHRLYPFYFAERFHIQRAEYDAYCRWVADQLPGLHFRHQVDSVRWNPERDVFEVDYTQLDTAGEAEALGRTHTRNVVIGIGTTPHIPDPLRPLADAPGVPVLHADDYLTHRDTLLTAGHITVVGSGQSGAEVFLDLLRHRPTGHERLHWIGRTEAFAPMEYSKLGLEHFTPDYTRYFHALPENVRDRLLAGQWQLHKGIDADTLAAIHDELYRRTLHGGWPDTVLTPGVTVRTAGRISTTQIELHLEHTQQNTRSRLTTDAVILATGHREHTLDRILAGLDPYIRRDNSERPRIDAHFRLVLDPSITATGCNVHVQNAERHTHGVGAPDLGLAAWRSATILNALTEKETYPLPTRTAFTTFGLEQPQPSPRVPTARQAPTLTPLVDRR; encoded by the coding sequence ATGAACACGCCCCACCCCGACGCCGACACCCCCCGCGACCTCGTCGGCATCGGCGTCGGCCCCAGCAACCTCTCCCTCGCCGCCCTCGCCCACCCCCTCGCCGAAATCGACGCCGTCTTCTACGAACAACGCCCCCGCTTCGACTGGCACCCCGGCCTCCTCCTCGACGGCGCCCGCATCCAGGTCCCCTTCCTCGCCGACCTCGTCACCCTCGCCGACCCCACCAGCCCCTGGACCTTCCTCAACTACCTCAAAACCCACCACCGCCTCTACCCCTTCTATTTCGCCGAGCGCTTCCACATCCAACGCGCCGAATACGACGCCTACTGCCGATGGGTCGCCGACCAACTCCCCGGACTCCATTTCCGCCACCAGGTCGACTCCGTCCGCTGGAACCCCGAACGCGACGTCTTCGAAGTCGACTACACCCAACTCGACACAGCCGGCGAAGCCGAAGCCCTCGGCCGCACCCACACCCGCAACGTCGTCATCGGCATCGGCACCACACCCCACATCCCCGACCCCCTGCGTCCCCTCGCCGACGCCCCCGGCGTCCCCGTCCTGCACGCCGACGACTACCTCACCCACCGCGACACCCTCCTCACCGCCGGCCACATCACCGTCGTCGGATCAGGACAGTCCGGCGCCGAAGTCTTCCTCGACCTCCTCCGCCACCGCCCCACCGGCCACGAACGACTCCACTGGATCGGCCGCACCGAAGCGTTCGCCCCCATGGAGTACTCCAAACTCGGCCTCGAACACTTCACCCCCGACTACACCCGCTACTTCCACGCCCTCCCCGAAAACGTCCGCGACCGCCTGCTCGCCGGCCAATGGCAACTCCACAAAGGCATCGACGCCGACACCCTCGCCGCCATCCACGACGAGCTCTACCGCCGCACCCTCCACGGCGGCTGGCCCGACACCGTCCTCACCCCCGGCGTGACCGTCCGCACCGCCGGCCGTATCTCCACCACCCAGATCGAACTTCACCTCGAACACACCCAGCAGAACACCCGCAGCCGCCTCACCACCGACGCCGTCATCCTCGCCACCGGCCACCGCGAACACACCCTCGACCGCATCCTCGCCGGCCTCGACCCCTACATCCGCCGCGACAACAGCGAACGCCCCCGCATCGACGCCCACTTCCGCCTCGTCCTCGACCCCTCCATCACCGCCACCGGCTGCAACGTCCACGTCCAGAACGCCGAACGCCACACCCACGGCGTAGGCGCGCCCGACCTCGGCCTCGCCGCCTGGCGCAGCGCCACCATCCTCAACGCCCTCACCGAAAAGGAGACCTACCCCCTGCCGACCCGGACCGCCTTCACCACCTTCGGACTCGAACAACCCCAACCCTCACCCCGCGTCCCCACCGCCCGCCAAGCACCCACCCTCACCCCCCTCGTCGACCGACGCTAG
- a CDS encoding ANTAR domain-containing response regulator, translating into MTAPESPQPVDAPDDDKSHVPPLTTRVVIAEDEALIRLDLKEMLEEEGYSVVGEAGDGEQAIELAREHKPDLVILDVKMPKMDGISAAEKIAEERIAPVLMLTAFSQRDLVERARDAGAMAYLVKPFSKSDVVPAIEMAVSRFTELRELENEVADLTLRLETRKLVDRAKSILQTEYGLTEPAAFRWIQKTSMDRRMSMQQVAEAVIQDAEEKKADKA; encoded by the coding sequence GTGACCGCCCCCGAGTCGCCCCAGCCCGTGGACGCGCCCGACGACGACAAGTCGCACGTACCTCCGCTGACGACCCGTGTCGTCATCGCCGAGGACGAGGCGCTGATCCGCCTCGACCTCAAGGAGATGCTGGAGGAGGAGGGCTACAGCGTCGTCGGAGAGGCCGGCGACGGTGAGCAGGCGATCGAGCTCGCCCGCGAGCACAAGCCGGACCTCGTCATCCTGGACGTGAAGATGCCCAAGATGGACGGCATCTCCGCGGCGGAGAAGATCGCCGAGGAGCGCATCGCGCCGGTGCTGATGCTGACCGCGTTCTCGCAGCGCGACCTGGTCGAGCGGGCGCGTGACGCCGGCGCGATGGCGTACCTCGTGAAGCCGTTCAGCAAGAGCGATGTCGTCCCGGCGATCGAGATGGCCGTCTCGCGTTTCACGGAGCTGCGGGAGCTGGAGAACGAGGTCGCGGACCTCACGCTGCGGCTGGAGACGCGCAAGCTGGTGGACCGGGCGAAGTCGATTCTGCAGACGGAGTACGGGCTGACGGAGCCGGCGGCGTTCCGGTGGATCCAGAAGACGTCGATGGATCGTCGGATGTCGATGCAGCAGGTGGCGGAGGCCGTGATCCAGGACGCCGAGGAGAAGAAGGCGGACAAGGCGTAG
- a CDS encoding branched-chain amino acid ABC transporter permease, translating into MTTNIPTQKSTDAVKTPTGDTAPLIPLPAALARVLTLAGSAVALAGTFLAWTWTDEFPGNLTITGYPGGLQVLTLIGAALTILFALSGYGIRGLRWLTPGGTHSPARATSLGVLGATGYALGAISYVLGGVVNLEPGAWVSAIGALIAALGAFALPADVPRDADDATNPWARFRHSLAAPEPGRAKELPSWAEILIISTAFGIGLYVFSFGIGIDTDNPELFIGFLIITGFSFTALTRAGLLKRLSALTAKYRTVTLTAAFVAAICFPFTQTNDQFALIGANILIFATVALGLNVVVGLAGLLDLGYVAFLGVGAYAAALVSGSPQSSIGVQFPFWAAVLTGAAASLIFGVLIGAPTLRLRGDYLAIVTLGFGEIFRITMNNLNGNSGPDVTNGSNGIPNIPDLEIFGFDLGIPHDVLGQELTRSGNYYLLMLLCTLVVVTVFRRSADSRIGRAWVAIREDETAATAMGINGFRLKLLAFALGASLAGLAGTVQAHVSYSVTPEQYQFAGSVPPNSAFLLAAVILGGMGTISGPLVGAALLYLIPAKLQFMAEYQLLLFGVALMLLMRFRPEGLVADRRKQLEFHETGQLDVPDDKGLPETATGVAKAGA; encoded by the coding sequence ATGACCACCAACATCCCCACCCAGAAGAGCACCGACGCCGTCAAGACGCCCACCGGCGACACGGCCCCCCTCATCCCGCTGCCCGCGGCCCTCGCCCGCGTCCTCACCCTCGCCGGATCCGCCGTCGCCCTCGCCGGCACCTTCCTCGCCTGGACCTGGACCGACGAGTTCCCCGGCAACCTCACCATCACCGGCTACCCCGGCGGCCTCCAGGTCCTCACCCTCATCGGCGCCGCCCTCACCATCCTCTTCGCCCTCTCCGGGTACGGAATCCGCGGCCTGCGCTGGCTCACCCCCGGCGGCACCCACAGCCCCGCCCGCGCCACCAGCCTCGGCGTCCTCGGCGCCACCGGCTACGCCCTCGGCGCCATCAGCTACGTCCTCGGCGGCGTCGTCAACCTCGAACCCGGCGCCTGGGTCTCCGCCATCGGAGCGCTCATCGCCGCCCTCGGCGCCTTCGCACTCCCCGCCGACGTCCCCCGCGACGCCGACGACGCGACGAACCCCTGGGCCCGATTCCGCCACAGCCTCGCCGCCCCCGAACCCGGCCGCGCCAAGGAACTCCCCTCCTGGGCAGAGATCCTCATCATCTCCACGGCCTTCGGCATCGGCCTCTACGTCTTCTCCTTCGGCATCGGCATCGACACCGACAACCCCGAACTGTTCATCGGCTTCCTCATCATCACCGGGTTCAGCTTCACCGCACTCACCCGCGCCGGCCTCCTCAAGCGGCTCTCGGCACTGACGGCCAAATACCGCACCGTCACCCTCACCGCCGCCTTCGTCGCCGCGATCTGCTTCCCCTTCACCCAGACCAACGACCAGTTCGCCCTCATCGGCGCGAACATCCTCATCTTCGCCACGGTCGCCCTGGGCCTCAACGTCGTCGTCGGCCTCGCCGGCCTCCTCGACCTCGGATACGTCGCCTTCCTCGGCGTCGGCGCCTACGCCGCCGCCCTGGTCTCCGGCTCCCCCCAGTCGAGCATCGGCGTCCAGTTCCCGTTCTGGGCAGCCGTCCTCACCGGCGCCGCCGCCTCACTGATCTTCGGCGTCCTCATCGGCGCCCCGACCCTGCGGCTGCGCGGCGACTACCTCGCCATCGTCACCCTCGGCTTCGGCGAGATCTTCCGCATCACCATGAACAACCTCAACGGCAACAGCGGACCCGACGTCACCAACGGCTCCAACGGCATCCCGAACATCCCCGACCTGGAGATCTTCGGATTCGACCTCGGAATCCCGCACGACGTCCTCGGCCAGGAGCTCACCCGCTCCGGCAACTACTACCTGCTGATGCTCCTCTGCACCCTCGTCGTCGTCACGGTCTTCCGCCGCTCCGCCGACTCCCGCATCGGCCGCGCCTGGGTCGCCATCCGCGAAGACGAGACAGCCGCCACCGCCATGGGCATCAACGGCTTCCGCCTCAAGCTCCTCGCCTTCGCCCTCGGCGCCTCCCTCGCCGGCCTCGCCGGCACCGTCCAGGCACACGTCTCCTACAGCGTCACCCCCGAGCAGTACCAGTTCGCCGGCTCCGTGCCGCCCAACTCGGCCTTCCTGCTCGCAGCGGTCATCCTCGGCGGCATGGGCACCATCAGCGGGCCGCTCGTGGGCGCCGCACTGCTCTACCTCATCCCCGCCAAACTCCAGTTCATGGCGGAGTACCAGCTGCTCCTCTTCGGCGTCGCGCTCATGCTCCTCATGCGCTTCCGCCCCGAAGGCCTCGTCGCCGACCGCAGGAAGCAGCTCGAATTCCACGAAACCGGACAGCTCGACGTACCCGACGACAAGGGCCTGCCCGAGACCGCCACCGGCGTCGCCAAGGCAGGGGCGTGA
- a CDS encoding ABC transporter ATP-binding protein, whose amino-acid sequence MTTTTTTATTTTVLDASGVTMQFGGLTAVRSVDLTVNSGEIVGLIGPNGAGKTTFFNCLTGLYIPTTGTVSYKGTVLPPKPHLVTQAGIARTFQNIRLFANMTVLENVLVGRHTRTHEGLWSALLRLPSFKKAEDASRERAMELLEFTGLAAKADHLARNLPYGEQRKLEIARALASDPGLLLLDEPTAGMNPQETRAAEELIFAIRDQGIAVLVIEHDIRFIMNLCDRVAVLVQGEKIVEGPAEVVQADERVIAAYLGTPFEGAPGAEEVAEVEAAEAAEAHSTTEGDEK is encoded by the coding sequence ATGACCACCACCACGACAACCGCCACGACCACCACGGTCCTCGACGCCTCCGGCGTCACCATGCAGTTCGGCGGCCTCACCGCCGTACGCTCCGTCGACCTCACCGTCAACAGCGGCGAGATCGTCGGACTCATCGGCCCCAACGGAGCCGGGAAGACCACCTTCTTCAACTGCCTCACCGGCCTCTACATCCCCACCACCGGCACAGTCAGCTACAAAGGCACCGTCCTCCCGCCCAAGCCCCACCTGGTCACCCAGGCCGGCATCGCCCGCACCTTCCAGAACATCCGGCTCTTCGCCAACATGACCGTCCTGGAAAACGTGCTCGTCGGACGCCACACCCGCACCCACGAAGGCCTCTGGTCCGCGCTCCTGCGCCTGCCCAGCTTCAAGAAGGCCGAAGACGCCTCCCGCGAACGAGCCATGGAACTCCTCGAGTTCACCGGCCTCGCCGCCAAGGCCGACCACCTCGCCCGCAACCTCCCCTACGGCGAACAGCGCAAGCTCGAAATCGCCCGCGCCCTCGCCAGCGACCCCGGCCTCCTCCTCCTCGACGAGCCCACCGCCGGCATGAACCCCCAGGAAACGCGCGCGGCCGAAGAACTCATCTTCGCCATCCGCGACCAGGGCATCGCCGTCCTCGTCATCGAGCACGACATCCGGTTCATCATGAACCTCTGCGACCGCGTCGCCGTGCTCGTCCAGGGCGAGAAGATCGTCGAAGGCCCCGCCGAAGTCGTCCAGGCAGACGAACGCGTCATCGCCGCCTACCTCGGCACCCCCTTCGAGGGCGCACCAGGAGCGGAAGAAGTCGCCGAAGTCGAAGCCGCGGAGGCCGCCGAGGCGCACAGCACCACGGAAGGAGACGAGAAGTGA
- the pyk gene encoding pyruvate kinase, with product MRRAKIVCTLGPATDSYDQLKALVEAGMDVARFNLSHGTHAEHEERYRHVRKAADETGHSVGTLADLQGPKIRLGHFAQGPVLLEREDTFTITVEEGIAGDTTHCGTTHAGLADDVTPGERILVDDGKVTLEVTHVDGPRVHTRVVEGGVISDHKGLNLPGIAVSVPALSKKDEDDLRWALRTGFDVIALSFVRSGRDILDVHRIMDEEGRRLPVIAKVEKPQAVENIDEIVAAFDGVMVARGDLGVEMPLEQVPIVQKRAIKLAKRNAKPVIVATQMLDSMIEHSRPTRAEASDVANAVLDGTDAVMLSGETSVGKHAVQTVRTMAKIVTAAEEDLLAKGLPELTENNKPRTQGGAVARAAAEIGDFLGAKFLVAFTQSGDTVRRLSRYRSPIPVLAFTPEPATRSQLSLTWGVETFLGPAVASTDAMVDQVDELLLRYGRCEKGDVVVITAGSPPGVAGSTNLVRVHHIGEDDSPR from the coding sequence ATGCGCCGAGCAAAAATCGTCTGCACCCTGGGCCCCGCAACCGACTCCTACGACCAGCTCAAAGCCCTCGTAGAAGCCGGAATGGACGTCGCCCGCTTCAACCTCAGCCACGGCACCCACGCCGAACACGAGGAGCGCTACCGCCACGTCCGCAAAGCCGCCGACGAAACCGGCCACAGCGTCGGCACCCTCGCCGACCTCCAAGGCCCGAAGATCCGCCTCGGCCACTTCGCCCAAGGACCCGTACTCCTCGAACGCGAAGACACCTTCACCATCACCGTCGAAGAAGGCATCGCAGGCGACACCACCCACTGCGGCACCACTCACGCAGGCCTCGCCGACGACGTCACCCCCGGCGAACGCATCCTCGTCGACGACGGCAAAGTCACCCTCGAAGTCACCCACGTCGACGGCCCCCGCGTCCACACCCGCGTCGTCGAAGGCGGCGTCATCTCCGACCACAAAGGCCTCAACCTCCCCGGCATCGCCGTCTCCGTCCCCGCCCTCTCCAAAAAAGACGAAGACGACCTGCGCTGGGCGCTGCGCACCGGCTTCGACGTCATCGCCCTCTCCTTCGTCCGCAGCGGCCGCGACATCCTCGACGTCCACCGCATCATGGACGAGGAAGGCCGCCGGCTCCCCGTCATCGCCAAGGTGGAGAAGCCCCAGGCCGTCGAGAACATCGACGAGATCGTGGCCGCCTTCGACGGCGTCATGGTCGCTCGCGGCGACCTCGGCGTCGAAATGCCACTCGAACAGGTCCCCATCGTCCAGAAACGCGCCATCAAACTCGCCAAGCGCAACGCCAAACCGGTCATCGTCGCCACCCAGATGCTCGACTCCATGATCGAGCACTCCCGCCCCACCCGCGCCGAAGCCAGCGACGTCGCCAACGCCGTCCTCGACGGCACCGACGCCGTCATGCTCTCCGGCGAGACCAGCGTCGGCAAACACGCCGTCCAGACCGTCCGCACCATGGCCAAGATCGTCACAGCGGCGGAGGAGGACCTTCTCGCCAAGGGCCTGCCCGAGTTGACGGAGAACAACAAACCCCGCACCCAGGGCGGAGCCGTCGCCCGCGCCGCCGCCGAGATCGGCGACTTTCTCGGCGCGAAGTTCCTCGTCGCCTTCACCCAGAGCGGCGACACCGTCCGCCGCCTCTCCCGCTACCGCTCCCCGATCCCCGTCCTCGCCTTCACCCCGGAACCGGCGACCCGCTCCCAACTGAGCCTGACCTGGGGCGTGGAGACGTTCCTCGGCCCTGCGGTCGCCTCCACGGACGCGATGGTCGACCAGGTCGACGAACTGCTGCTGCGGTACGGCCGCTGCGAGAAGGGCGACGTGGTCGTGATCACGGCAGGTTCCCCGCCCGGCGTCGCGGGCTCCACGAACCTGGTCCGAGTCCACCACATCGGCGAGGACGACAGCCCGAGGTAG
- a CDS encoding ABC transporter ATP-binding protein: protein MTALLEVEDLRVAYGKIEAVKGISFKVAAGEVVTLIGTNGAGKTTTLRTLSGLLQPLGGQIKFDGKVLNKIPAHKIVSLGLAHSPEGRHIFPRMTIEDNLRLGAFLRNDKEDIEKDIQRAYDLFPILGERRKQAAGTLSGGEQQMLAMGRALMSRPKLLMLDEPSMGLSPIMMQKIMATIQELKSQGTTILLIEQNAQAALSLADHGHVMEVGKIVLSGTGQKLLHDESVRKAYLGED from the coding sequence GTGACCGCACTGCTCGAGGTCGAAGACCTCAGGGTCGCCTACGGCAAGATCGAGGCGGTCAAGGGCATCTCCTTCAAGGTCGCCGCAGGCGAGGTCGTCACCCTCATCGGCACCAACGGCGCCGGCAAGACCACCACCCTGCGCACCCTGTCCGGCCTCCTCCAGCCCCTCGGCGGCCAGATCAAGTTCGACGGCAAGGTGCTCAACAAGATCCCCGCCCACAAGATCGTCTCGCTGGGGCTGGCCCACTCCCCCGAAGGCCGCCACATCTTCCCCCGCATGACCATCGAGGACAACCTCCGCCTCGGCGCCTTCCTCCGCAACGACAAGGAAGACATCGAGAAGGACATCCAGCGCGCCTACGACCTCTTCCCCATCCTGGGAGAACGCCGAAAGCAGGCCGCAGGCACCCTCTCCGGCGGCGAACAGCAGATGCTCGCCATGGGCCGCGCCCTCATGTCCCGGCCCAAACTGCTCATGCTCGACGAACCCTCCATGGGCCTCTCACCGATCATGATGCAGAAGATCATGGCCACCATCCAGGAACTCAAGTCCCAGGGCACCACCATCCTGCTCATCGAGCAGAACGCCCAGGCGGCCCTCTCCCTGGCCGACCACGGCCACGTCATGGAGGTCGGCAAGATCGTCCTCTCCGGCACCGGCCAGAAACTCCTCCACGACGAGTCCGTCCGCAAGGCCTACCTCGGCGAGGACTGA